ATGATTTGCGCTACAACAGGTAAGCCTCAAGCTTGCCTCTACATGGATATCACCACACTCCGATCCATAAGCATAATAGCAATTTCGGGCATCTGTGCTGGCGGCCTGAACCATCGGCATATTAATAGGACTTTCCAATACAGTCTGGTAAGACCGGTTTGCATCTCGCTCAAGATATCGGGCAATGCCTTCCGCCAAGTAATTATTCCGCACATACTCCACCCGATTTTTATCCGGAGTATGGCCTAGAAATGGGAAAAGAGGAGGGCGTCCGTCGGTGTATTGATGTACCGTTTCATGAAGGATAACAGGGTCTGTACAGGCCCCCGTCGAAGAAGCATTGGAATTTGGATTAGACAGTCCATAGTTAGAAAATACAAGCGTGCTGCTATCAGGATTGTACTCACCTATAGCACTTCCGCCTCCTAAATTCAGCAGTGGATCAGCAAAAGGAACGACAATGAACAAATCGTGATTGTAAGGCAAGGTTTGGAACCCTCTTGTAAGAAGATGTTCCTGACAGGCCTGGGCTTGCCCAAACATATACGTCGCAAGAGCGGAAGCGTCGGATTCACTTAAGCCTGTTGCCCGACTTACTTGCACACTCATGTCTCGGGAAGGGGCACCGGCCAAAGGAACTTGACGGCTGAAAGTATAAAATTGAGGATCACTGGGATCCGGTATCGGAGGAGTGGGTCTTGTTTCACAAACACAGTTTGATCCTGATCTTTCTAGCCAAGCCCCAGGATTTTGAGGATCATAGGTCCCTGGAGATTGTGCCTCAAGCGTCAAGGCCTCTGCAGAACTACAATAGGTGCTGTAGTCGGAGGAATTCCCTCGGGTGTGAATGAGGTAGCGATGAAGCACTCCAGGTTGGAGGGGTAAATGGGGAGAACCATAATCGGTAATTGTAATGGAGTTTCCTTCGACTGACATTGTACCATTAGGAAAGACTTGATTTTGAGCCAAAGGGGCTCGACGCAAAAGCCGGTCTCCAACCCAATCTTCACGGAAAATTTCAAAGTAAGCAGGATAAAAGGAGTAGGCTCCTGTGGGCAAAGGCTGTGAATTGAAAGACAATGTATTGCTGAGATGGATTTCAATATAATTTTCATGAGGTGTCGTACTTCCGCTAGGAAGAGGGGGAGAGTTAACACAGGAGTGAGTATCTTGGGGGGCATTCTGGGGGGCACAACCGACACCTGGAATTAAATCAAAAACGGAAAAATCGCCCCAGCCTCTGGTCACGAAATCTTCGACCCTACTCCAGATTGTCCTTTGAACAGGAGTGTTGGGGTTGGAACGCGAAACAAGGGCATTTACCCGCTGGAATGAAGAGGCTGATGGACGAGGCGTGGAAGGAGATCCAGGAAGCCCTCCAGCATTGACCCCATCCACAGTTGCAATTACTCGATGAACGGTTCGAGAAAGAGAATCAAGCCATCCCATAGACACTCCTAGTTTAAAGTGCTCCAGACACTCGATTTAGCTTATCGTCAGACTTCATCAAAAGTTGCTAAGTTTTTTTCGGGAGATCAATGCGTAAAGTCGTACGCAAAAGAATTGGCGTGAGAGGCATCGGTAAAATGTGCGCTACGTACAGGGGCTGTGTTGTCGCGAGTGGTGTTGGCATCGGTCCAAATGGCAAGATGGGTATCGTCAATTAAGACATAAAGCAGGTTGCTATTAAAGGAAACCTGATCTTGGTTGAGAGTCAGGGTAGTCGCATCTCCCACAATGCGACGTGAAGAGGCTACGGCAGCTGACAAAGTAGAGGCGCTATCGAAAATTTCGATGGAGTGGTAATCGCTCTCTGAAACAAACAAGATATTATTGTCAGGATTCAAAGCCAAGCCATTCAAATTCACAAAGGCATTGGTCGCATTTGTAAAACTGCGTGTAGGGGTAAGGGCAGTGCTCGATGACAGGGTGGCTGCATTTTCGTAGACCTTTACAGAGACCGAAACCGGATCGGCCACATAGAGCAGATCACGAGCCACATCGAGAACAAAGGCTGACGGTTGATATCCCAAGGGGATAGTTCGAGTGGGGCTTGAACCCGCGCTTAAATTACGAATGGCATCCCACACTTTAATCGCCTGATCGGTGAGATCGGTCGCGTAGAGCCTGTCATTGGTGGCATCGTAAAAGAAGGCCCCTGCCCTCTTTAAGCCTGCATAAGTGCGTAAGGGAGTGGCATTGCCGCTGCTGGTAGACGCAGGTGAAAAAACGATGATTTTTTGCTGGGTGGTATCTGCCACATAAAGATAATCGCGGCTTGTATCTACAGCGACCACGGTGGGACTGGTGATTAAGGTATTAGACCCCGAAATCGTGCGACTGGCGGCAACAGCCCCGCTCAGAGTACTTAAATTATCGTAGACATAAACCGAATCATTGAGGTTATCCACCACATACAAAATTCCATTCCCGGAACTTCCCCCTCCCGCGGGATTGGGGATGGGATCAAAACTGCAAGAACAAATGAACAGAAAAAGAAAGGAAGAAAATAGAAACAACAAACTTTTGAGTTTTGTCATAAGGCCCTCTACTGTAAATTTTTATACAAAATTTTCGCAATCCTTTCGCGGTTCCCCGCTGCCTGATTCAGCAAAATCGCAAAACGAACGGTCTTGTGGGTAGGCGAATCAAAATACCCCATGAGACAAGACACCCCGCTCAAGGTACCAGTCTTCGCCACAATGCCTTCTAATTTCTCAGGAAGCAAATCTTTATATTTTTCGAAGGCCCTCAAAATTTGCACCATCTGCAAGGGAGAAAATTGATTTTTTCGCGAAAGACCCGAACCTTCCTCCACATAAAAATTTTTCAAACCCACTTTGGTCTTTAAAAATTCCGTCACCACTTTTTGACCTTTCTCCAAAGTGGCGGGTACTCCGTATTTGCCGGCACCCAAGGTCATGAATAACTGGTTCGCAATAAAATTGGTAGAGAACTTCAACATCGACTGGATCACTTCAGCCAGGTTTTTGGACGAGGCGTGAGCGAGAAACAATTTAGTCTCTTCGCCAACTTTTCCTTTGCGAATGGTCCCGTTTACGGGAATCTTTTGAGCTTCCAGAAAAGCCTTCAGCAAATGCCCCACATACAAAAGGGATTCCTCAGGATGTGCTGCGAGATTGATACGATCGGTTCCGGCTTTGGCTTTGCTGGCCAAAGTCCGCGTAAGTTCTGTCATGGGAGTTTGAGCTTCTGCCGATTCAATCTGGCCGTTTTTATTTTTTCGAATCACGATGGTATTAAAATTCGCCGACAAGGCAGAATTCAAGGCATCATAAGGATTAAGAGAAGACGAAGCCCCTGGCACTTGAA
Above is a genomic segment from Deltaproteobacteria bacterium containing:
- a CDS encoding D-alanyl-D-alanine carboxypeptidase, producing MKKIIFNRVCRSGEGVRFLFLFTFFLFPHFLHAEASVPWMNEVKKLVSHGGIYVEDAKGKVLFEDAAQQDFMPASTLKVVTSLVALESLGRDYRFKTGVFLDAENNLYIKGYADPYLVSEELDALSGELRQKGLKQVKDIILDDSFFPALQVPGASSSLNPYDALNSALSANFNTIVIRKNKNGQIESAEAQTPMTELTRTLASKAKAGTDRINLAAHPEESLLYVGHLLKAFLEAQKIPVNGTIRKGKVGEETKLFLAHASSKNLAEVIQSMLKFSTNFIANQLFMTLGAGKYGVPATLEKGQKVVTEFLKTKVGLKNFYVEEGSGLSRKNQFSPLQMVQILRAFEKYKDLLPEKLEGIVAKTGTLSGVSCLMGYFDSPTHKTVRFAILLNQAAGNRERIAKILYKNLQ